The genomic interval CGACAGCGCCAGCGACGCACAGAACGAGCGGCGCGCCTGGAGCGCCCACTCCGTCCCGAGCGAGAACGGGACGAACAGACCGGCGAGCAGGAAGGTCGGCGCCCCGACGACCAGGACGGCGGCGAGGTAGGCCGCGGCGGCGGCGAACGCGACGGCCGCGTAGCGGTAGCGGCGGCGGCGCTCGGAGCCGCCGATGTTGCAGGCGCCGGGGCGGTAGCGCGACTCGGCGGACGGAGGTGCGGACACACACGCGGTTCGCGGCCGCGCCGTAAAGTCGGCTCGGCGCCGGCCGTGCGCGACGGCATCCACAACGCTTTCGCCCGCCGGGGCCGCGCGGGCGGACGTGCCGACACAACTGCTCCCGACCGGTGCCGCCCTGCCGCCGCTCCCGTACCTGCTCGCGGTCGTCGTCGCCGTCGGGGCCGTCGGCCTCGGCCTCCGCCGGGTCCGGCCGACCGTCACGCCCCGCGTCGTCGCCGGGTTCGCCCCGTGGATGCTCGCGGGCGCGACGGGCTACGCCCTCTACCAGGCCGAGGCCGTCCCGGCGCTCCTCGCGCCGCTGTTCGGCAACCCCGTCGTCTACGCGACGACGTTCGCCGTCGCGGGCGCGGTGTGGCTCGCCGTCGCCGACCGACCCGCCGACGCGTGGGCCGCCGGGAGCGTCCCCGGCGTGCTGGCGCTGTCCGGGGCCGCCGCGGCGCTCCTGCTCGTCGCCGCCGCGGGCGCGACGGCGCTCGCACGCGACAGCCTCGCCGTCGGGCCGTCGCTCGCCGGCCTCGCCGCCTCCCTCGTCGTCGCCGGGGGCGTGTGGTTCGCCGTCCGCTCGGCCGTCGGCGCGACGGGGCTCGTCGGCGTGCTCGCGCTGTTCGGGCACACCCTCGACGGTATCTCGACCGCGGTCGGCATCGAACTCGGCTTCGGCGAGCAGACGCCGCTGTCGGCCGTCCTCATCGAGTTCGGCGCCGGCCTCCCCCCCGCCGAGGTGCTCGGGGAGGCGTGGCTGTTCGTCCTCGTGAAGGTGGTCGTCGCGACGGTCGTGCTGTTCGCCTTCCGCGACTACGTCCGCGAGGAGCCGGCCGAGGGGTCGCTCCTCCTGGGGCTCGTCGCCGCCGTCGGCCTCGGGCCGGGCTTTCACAACCTCGTGCTGTTCGCCATCGCGTAGGGGACCGCCCGCGGGACCGGTCGTCCTCGCGCCCGCCACAAAACCGAAGTGTCGGTCGCCCCCGGTCGGCGTATGGCCCCCGACCCCGACGGCCGCACCCTCCTCGTCGCCGGCGGCGTCCTCGCCGCCCTCCTGCTCGTCTACAGCGTCGTCATCGCCGGACAGTTGGCGCTCTGGTTCGCGCTCGTCCCGCCCGTCGCCTTCCTCTACCTGTTCTGGCGGCTCGTGCGCGCCCACGAGCGGCTCGCGGCCGCGATGGCCGGCGACGCGGACTCGCCGGAGCGCGGGACGGGAGCGGGGACCGAGACCGAGCAGTCGTAACCGCCGGCGGGCGACCGGACGTTTTTCACGGTGCGCGTTCCACTCCGACGGTATGCCCCGCGTGCTCTGTGTCGGTCACGTCAACTGGGACGTGAGCCTCCGGCTCGACCACCTCCCCGAGCCGGACGGCGAGTCGGCCGTCCGCGACACGACACAGGGCGGCGGCGGGTCGGCGGCGAACGTCGCCGTCGGCCTCGCCGGCCTCGACTGCGCGGCCACGCTCGCCGGGAGCGTCGGCGACGACGAACACGGCCTGCTCGCGCGCCGGGACCTCGACCGCGCGGGCGTCGACCTCGCCGGCCTGCGCACCGTCGCGGGCGAGACGACGACGAAGTACCTGCTCGTGGACGACGCGGGCGAGGTGTCCGTGCTCGGCGCGGCCGGGGTGAACGAGGCGCTCGGCCCCGACGACATCGACCCGGCGCTGGTCGCGGCGGCCGACCGCGTCCACCTGACGGCCCACCGGCCCGACACCCTTCGCCGGGTCGCGGAGGTCGCGACCGAGGCCGGCGTCCCGGTCTCCGTGGACCCCGGCCGGCGGCTCGCAGACCGCGACTTCTCGGACGTGCTGGCGCTCGCGGACACGCTGTTCGTCAACGCGGTGGAGGCGCGCGCGCTGGACGGGCCCGAGGTCCCTGTCGTCGTCACGAAGCGCGGCACCGAGGGCGCGACCGTCACGGCGCCCGACGACAGCTACGACCACGCGGGCTTCGACCTGCCGAGCGTCGACTCCACGGGCGCGGGCGACGCCTTCGCCGCGGGCTTTCTCGCCGCGCGCCTGCGGGGCGACGGCGCGGCCGACGCGCTCGCCGTCGCCAACGCCTGCGGCGCGCTCGCCGCCGAGACCGAGGGGCCGAAGACGGCCCTCTCGTGGGAGGCGGTCGAGGCCGTGCTCGCGGGCGAACGCGCCTGATTTTTATCCGGGGCGTCCCCAGCCGCGGTATGGACCCGTTCGCCCTCCCGCTACACGTCGCGGACTTCTCGACCACGGGTCGGGTCGCCGTCGGGGCCGTGGCGGGGCTCGTCGCCACGGTCGCCATGAACGTCCCGATGCACCGGCTCCCCGAGGGCTCGACCCCGCCGTTCGTCGCGGCGGGCGCGCTCACGGGCGAGGGGCCCGCGGACGTGGACCCCGTCCTCGCCAGCGGGACGCACTACGCCGCGGGCGTCCTCGGCGGGGGGTTCTACACCGTCGTCTCGCTCGTCGCCGAGGGGCTGTACGCGCCCGACCTGTACATCGTCCGCGCCGGCCAGCCGCTCGTCGCGCACGTCCTCGCCGTCCTCGCCACGTTCGCCTTCCTCGTCGCGTTCTTCGCGTACCTCGTGCTCCCGCGGTTCGGCGGCCCGGTGTACGAGCGCGCGCGGCTCGTCCGGCGCGACTGGACCGTCTCGGCGGCCGTCTACGCGCTCGCGCTCGCCGTCGTCGTGCCGCTGCTGCTCGCGTACGTCTGAGGAGTCGCCGCCGGACACATTCCCCGGCTGGGGGCGAGGAGCGAGGGCGGCGGACGGCCGTCGCTGCGAGAACTATTACTACCTGGCCGCTCAGCGGTCGGTATGAGTCGGTGGTCGCGGCGACGACTCCTCACGGCCGCCGGCATCGGCACGGCCGGCGCGCTCGCCGGGTGCGTCTCGCTGCTCGAGACGAGGGGCCGGTCGCTGTCGATGGAACCCGTGGACTCGGCGGCCATCGCCCGGCGGGCGACGATGGAGTTGGACCGGCGGGAGAAACGGATATTCCTCGACGCGCTGGAGAACGGAACGACGACGGTCACCTACGACAACCCGCCGTTCCCGCCGCTCAGAACGCTGCGACCGGTCGAACACGAGGGGCGCTACTACGGCATCGCGTACACGATCACCGAGACCCGGGACGCGCTGGGCGTCACCGTGCGGATAGACTACGACCCGCGGCGAACCGACGGCCCGACGGTCGCGTACGACGAC from Halosegnis marinus carries:
- a CDS encoding DUF63 family protein, with product MPTQLLPTGAALPPLPYLLAVVVAVGAVGLGLRRVRPTVTPRVVAGFAPWMLAGATGYALYQAEAVPALLAPLFGNPVVYATTFAVAGAVWLAVADRPADAWAAGSVPGVLALSGAAAALLLVAAAGATALARDSLAVGPSLAGLAASLVVAGGVWFAVRSAVGATGLVGVLALFGHTLDGISTAVGIELGFGEQTPLSAVLIEFGAGLPPAEVLGEAWLFVLVKVVVATVVLFAFRDYVREEPAEGSLLLGLVAAVGLGPGFHNLVLFAIA
- a CDS encoding carbohydrate kinase family protein; this translates as MPRVLCVGHVNWDVSLRLDHLPEPDGESAVRDTTQGGGGSAANVAVGLAGLDCAATLAGSVGDDEHGLLARRDLDRAGVDLAGLRTVAGETTTKYLLVDDAGEVSVLGAAGVNEALGPDDIDPALVAAADRVHLTAHRPDTLRRVAEVATEAGVPVSVDPGRRLADRDFSDVLALADTLFVNAVEARALDGPEVPVVVTKRGTEGATVTAPDDSYDHAGFDLPSVDSTGAGDAFAAGFLAARLRGDGAADALAVANACGALAAETEGPKTALSWEAVEAVLAGERA